One genomic window of Candidatus Poribacteria bacterium includes the following:
- a CDS encoding phytanoyl-CoA dioxygenase family protein, which produces MPALTDAQRLSFETNGYLVIPEALSQDELASVRRAADAAEARWRTDTSLKGWRTPRIEQVQAPIEYDDLLFDLLEHPAVFPLIRDILGDDVSMIDNDYFISPARCRSHTAWHHDVGMAGVYHPRSVMMVKAFYILEDIPANGGATLLLPGSHRYPLGFALPQVDDPSDMPNAVKMALPAGSAFFFNGRTYHSSSHNDSDSPRRVLIYNYGHAWMRIWEGYEPSEALRAKATTPLRRQLLGMTNPYGPYAVSS; this is translated from the coding sequence ATGCCCGCCCTCACGGACGCACAGCGCCTTTCCTTCGAGACCAACGGCTATCTCGTCATCCCGGAAGCCCTCTCACAAGACGAACTCGCCTCCGTCCGACGCGCTGCCGATGCCGCCGAAGCCCGATGGCGAACCGACACGTCCCTCAAAGGCTGGCGCACGCCCCGCATCGAGCAGGTGCAGGCTCCCATCGAATACGACGACCTGCTTTTCGACCTGCTGGAACACCCGGCCGTGTTCCCGCTCATCCGCGACATCCTCGGCGATGACGTGTCGATGATCGACAACGACTACTTCATCTCCCCGGCGCGGTGCAGGTCTCACACGGCTTGGCATCACGACGTCGGCATGGCGGGCGTCTACCATCCCCGCTCCGTCATGATGGTCAAGGCGTTCTACATCCTCGAAGACATCCCTGCGAACGGCGGCGCGACGCTCCTGCTGCCCGGATCGCACCGCTACCCGCTGGGCTTCGCTCTGCCGCAGGTGGACGACCCGTCCGACATGCCCAACGCGGTGAAGATGGCGCTGCCCGCCGGTTCCGCCTTCTTCTTCAACGGCAGGACGTACCATTCCTCGTCGCACAACGATTCGGACTCGCCGCGCCGCGTTCTCATCTACAACTACGGACACGCCTGGATGCGCATCTGGGAGGGCTACGAACCGTCGGAAGCGCTCCGGGCGAAGGCGACAACCCCGCTGCGCCGACAACTGCTCGGAATGACGAACCCCTACGGACCCTACGCCGTCAGCTCGTGA
- a CDS encoding RNA polymerase sigma factor — MIPGKIEPSTPDAAERERLAELAARGDCDAFSRLADAYRRHLWQHAHGLCRDEHRADDLVQETFLRAWQMRESYVVGASSSWLKWCKRILQRLAIDEWRRDRAMPCVSLDACLGDAGSRESIASLRDPAPLAHERLRAKEDAERARRIVAALPDRQRQVLSLLAEGHSREEIGRMFGTARNTVRIYLYRARTAVRESLADS; from the coding sequence ATGATTCCAGGGAAGATCGAGCCGAGCACGCCGGATGCCGCTGAGCGCGAGAGGCTGGCGGAACTCGCCGCGCGTGGCGACTGCGACGCATTCAGCCGACTCGCGGATGCTTACCGACGCCATCTCTGGCAGCACGCCCACGGGCTTTGCCGCGACGAGCATCGCGCCGACGATCTCGTCCAGGAGACCTTTCTGCGCGCGTGGCAGATGCGCGAGAGCTATGTCGTCGGGGCGAGCAGCTCATGGCTCAAGTGGTGCAAGCGCATCTTGCAGCGGCTCGCCATCGACGAGTGGCGGCGGGACCGAGCCATGCCCTGCGTCTCGCTGGATGCCTGCCTGGGCGACGCCGGGTCGCGCGAATCGATCGCGTCGCTGCGGGACCCGGCTCCGCTCGCCCACGAACGCCTGCGTGCGAAAGAAGATGCCGAGCGCGCCCGCCGGATTGTGGCAGCGCTCCCGGACCGGCAGCGGCAGGTGCTCTCGTTGCTCGCCGAAGGACACTCGCGCGAGGAGATCGGCAGGATGTTCGGGACGGCGCGGAACACGGTCCGCATCTACCTCTACCGCGCCCGCACCGCCGTGAGAGAGTCGCTGGCGGATTCCTGA
- a CDS encoding helix-turn-helix domain-containing protein: protein MRLRLSRLLREKELREGRRIPQEELAAALGVSQQTISVLVRNQNKQVGLETLDRLSAYFGVPVAYLLEEASDAPSAGVKAGVDRVIMLPVLGHVNAGPLDEEHQKILDWYAWAPGLGARPGCYVLIVEGDSMVDAHILPGSRVIVDPKLTPRSGDIVVALLNGGSGLKRIFIGESGDAVLLSENREAGYPPTFVRPSDDIQIQGVVVNIVLTPEPRRFPKPSA from the coding sequence ATGCGATTGCGATTGTCCCGGCTGCTGCGAGAGAAGGAGCTTCGGGAGGGGCGTCGGATTCCGCAGGAGGAGCTCGCGGCGGCTCTCGGCGTGTCGCAGCAGACGATCTCCGTGTTGGTGCGGAACCAGAACAAGCAGGTGGGGCTGGAGACGCTCGACCGCCTATCAGCCTATTTCGGGGTTCCTGTGGCGTATCTGCTGGAGGAGGCGTCCGACGCGCCATCGGCGGGCGTGAAGGCGGGCGTCGACCGCGTCATCATGCTGCCGGTGCTGGGTCATGTGAACGCGGGCCCGCTGGACGAAGAGCACCAGAAGATCCTCGACTGGTACGCGTGGGCCCCTGGTCTGGGAGCGCGTCCGGGATGCTATGTGCTGATCGTCGAAGGGGATTCGATGGTGGACGCGCACATTCTGCCGGGGTCGCGCGTCATCGTCGATCCGAAGCTGACACCTCGGAGCGGGGATATCGTCGTCGCCCTTCTGAACGGCGGGAGCGGTCTGAAGCGCATCTTCATCGGCGAGAGCGGAGACGCGGTGCTGCTTTCGGAGAACCGGGAGGCGGGCTACCCGCCGACGTTCGTGCGCCCGTCGGACGACATCCAGATCCAGGGCGTCGTCGTCAACATCGTCCTGACGCCGGAGCCCCGGCGGTTCCCGAAGCCCTCGGCGTGA
- a CDS encoding protein BatD codes for MNRSASQHRASRRTRAVAALCLTLLLAAGSAVCQSLEMRVTPEDIPLDEVAALQVLLRDPPTDAPRIPTITAPGFAIEALPPPGGRFTSEGILWRYLLVPVDTGSVAVEAALTVNGQLLRQTRNVRTFDRAKPSSPAREPAANRSRSDRAASEDLTGRRFVRAEIDRTSAFVHQQVTYRFRYYFENWLPAREAPQYALPTFEGFLAHPLDDSRATQKGKETVDGREYYVEEIRVALFPLTPGERRLPPTRLILPAVARMPSRELTTEPVSLTARPLPAEPPDFSGGVGEFTVRAEFMQFQGRAGEPLTLHTRIEGRGNLATLTRVPRPTADGVTVYEPTVKDTMDVVGDQWGGTRTFEYVLTPTQAGTFTVVVPEIVTFSPSQGSYVRSEPISLTVPVGEALRDDSDGAQPVPIRRGSGWAPWLALLAALVVGWLLWRRRNRRAESVEPRADAASRPTRTTSAGLDGIRVGDGQRVCRELGGLLRARAAQAMGVPAESPDLLSRLGQSGTPNASAVVDLIRRCDEGAFAPIQLSASEQQSLIDAAQSALGAFAPNDPPTS; via the coding sequence GTGAACCGAAGCGCCTCGCAGCACCGCGCGTCACGGCGAACGAGGGCAGTCGCCGCCCTCTGCCTGACGCTTCTGCTCGCCGCCGGATCCGCCGTCTGCCAGTCGCTGGAGATGCGCGTCACGCCGGAGGACATCCCGCTCGACGAGGTCGCCGCGCTTCAGGTTCTACTCCGCGACCCGCCGACGGACGCTCCCCGCATCCCGACGATCACCGCGCCGGGCTTCGCCATCGAGGCGCTGCCGCCGCCGGGCGGACGGTTCACGTCCGAAGGCATCCTCTGGCGATACCTGCTGGTACCCGTGGACACGGGCTCGGTCGCCGTGGAAGCCGCGCTGACGGTCAACGGGCAACTCCTGCGCCAGACGCGGAACGTCCGAACCTTCGACCGCGCCAAGCCCTCCAGCCCAGCACGGGAACCGGCGGCGAACCGCTCCCGGTCCGACCGCGCCGCGTCGGAAGACCTCACCGGACGGCGGTTCGTCCGCGCCGAGATCGACCGGACGAGCGCGTTCGTCCATCAGCAGGTGACCTACAGGTTCCGCTACTACTTCGAGAACTGGTTGCCTGCCCGAGAAGCCCCGCAGTACGCCCTGCCGACGTTCGAGGGATTCCTCGCGCACCCGCTCGACGATTCCCGCGCCACGCAGAAAGGCAAGGAGACCGTCGACGGACGCGAGTACTACGTCGAGGAGATTCGCGTCGCGCTGTTCCCCCTGACGCCCGGAGAGCGCCGCCTGCCACCGACGCGGCTGATCCTTCCAGCCGTCGCGCGCATGCCGTCGCGTGAGCTCACGACGGAGCCCGTCTCGCTCACGGCGCGTCCCTTGCCGGCGGAGCCCCCGGACTTCTCCGGCGGTGTCGGCGAGTTCACCGTCCGCGCGGAGTTCATGCAGTTCCAGGGCAGAGCTGGCGAGCCCCTGACACTCCATACCCGGATCGAAGGACGCGGGAACCTGGCGACGTTGACCCGCGTGCCCAGACCCACCGCCGACGGCGTTACGGTCTACGAACCCACCGTGAAGGATACGATGGATGTCGTCGGCGATCAGTGGGGCGGAACCCGTACGTTCGAGTACGTCTTGACTCCCACCCAAGCCGGGACCTTCACGGTCGTCGTGCCGGAGATCGTCACCTTCTCGCCGTCACAGGGCAGCTACGTGCGCTCGGAGCCGATCTCCCTGACGGTTCCCGTTGGAGAAGCCCTGCGAGATGATTCCGACGGCGCGCAGCCGGTTCCCATCCGCCGAGGGAGCGGCTGGGCTCCGTGGCTGGCGCTGCTTGCGGCGCTCGTTGTCGGCTGGCTTCTGTGGAGGCGCAGGAACCGGCGTGCCGAATCCGTGGAACCGAGGGCAGACGCCGCCTCTCGCCCGACGAGGACGACGTCGGCAGGTCTCGACGGCATCCGCGTCGGAGACGGGCAGAGGGTTTGCCGGGAGCTCGGCGGGCTCCTCCGAGCGCGGGCGGCTCAGGCGATGGGCGTGCCTGCGGAGTCCCCCGATCTGCTGAGCCGCCTCGGACAGAGCGGCACCCCGAACGCCTCAGCGGTTGTCGATCTCATCCGCCGGTGCGACGAGGGAGCCTTCGCGCCGATCCAACTATCGGCGTCCGAGCAGCAGTCGCTCATCGACGCGGCGCAGTCAGCACTGGGAGCCTTCGCGCCGAACGATCCGCCGACAAGCTAG
- a CDS encoding tetratricopeptide repeat protein, protein MALNTVYRLFAALGIGALVSGCQTTPREVSHAEIKYRNGRYESALLDYQRALNTVKQPSAAEMRLRYNIGTTYYRMDQTRSAVAELLPAAERAATARDRDAGAFRVRAFYNLANAFYREDDYARAVDAYVAALKVDPHDADAKHNLELALEQLEQQSSAGGSPEPDNPNPTPTPGEGDREPLPQNPAGLSTDQARRLLDMLGSDNLSRQRDRTTNLVPPRYDVEKDW, encoded by the coding sequence ATGGCGCTCAACACCGTCTACCGACTGTTCGCCGCCCTTGGCATCGGGGCGCTGGTGTCGGGATGCCAAACCACTCCGCGCGAGGTGTCGCACGCCGAGATCAAGTACCGCAACGGTCGGTACGAAAGCGCGCTGCTAGACTACCAACGCGCCTTGAACACCGTCAAGCAGCCGTCTGCCGCCGAGATGCGCCTGCGCTACAACATCGGCACGACCTACTACCGCATGGATCAGACGCGCAGCGCCGTGGCGGAGCTTCTCCCAGCGGCAGAACGCGCCGCGACCGCTCGGGACCGCGATGCGGGCGCGTTCCGAGTCCGCGCCTTTTACAACCTCGCCAACGCGTTCTACCGCGAGGACGACTACGCGCGCGCCGTCGATGCCTACGTCGCCGCCCTCAAGGTCGATCCGCACGACGCCGACGCCAAGCACAACCTCGAACTCGCCCTGGAACAACTCGAACAGCAGTCGTCGGCGGGGGGTTCCCCGGAACCCGACAACCCGAACCCCACTCCCACGCCTGGCGAAGGCGACCGAGAACCCCTGCCGCAGAACCCCGCCGGGCTCTCCACGGATCAGGCGAGACGGCTGCTCGACATGCTCGGCAGCGACAACCTCAGCCGACAGCGCGACCGCACGACGAACCTGGTTCCGCCCCGCTACGACGTGGAAAAAGACTGGTGA